The DNA sequence CTGGGATTGAGGTCCTATCAATTGAGTTTTCTTGCCTCTGCATCTGATATATGTGAAGGGAAGCTTTTCAACATGACCTGGGGCTCCTTGTTGGTTTCTCTTCGTGAACCTCAAGCTATGGGACCCTGCCCCCCTGTTTAGAGGGGAAACATTCACGGGTGAGGCTGGCAGAGGTGCGTGATTCAGTTTTCCTTTGCATACTGAAAGCTAACGTTAGTAAGACTTTCCTTTTAAGGTTTTTAGGAGAGGCTGGTGACAGCGCTTTGGGAATCAATATTGGATTGAATATCATTgcaaaatattaagtatattcCAAAGTTTAGAAGGGACAGTATTTCCAGTTAGCCTCCTCTGAGGATGAGAGCAGGAATAGAGATCGTACTAACCCTTCGGAGCCGTTCCTTTGTGCACGTGAAGTTGAGCGTGTCATTGACAAAATATATTCAGGTACATTTCTGTGTTAAAAAGACTGAGAGACGCATGGGTAAATgtgcctgtttttattttcactcatCAGCATAGATCACTGGGAAAGAACTTGGTGTAATAACCCTATATTAAGACTTGGTTCATTTTTTGTTCCATTCTTTTCATCTCATCACTAGCTAGACAGTGACCTTGGCCACCAACTTGGACCCTCTGAGCCTCCGCTGCTTAAACATTTCAATGAAGATTTTAATTGCAagattgtttttgaaaaaataagcaCTCAAAATCCCCCTTTCTGTCAGTTGAGAACTTTTCACAGAGAGAATTTTCTCATGGCTGAATTTCTGTTTAAATTTCACAGTGCACCTGAAATTGAACTTTCAGAAGTATCTCTCCATGAAAACCCTTTACTGGAGAAGGCGGCCTCATCCCCACCATGCCATACGTGGCTGATATTTTTGAAGAGGGAGCTGGAATTTCTGGGGGTGAGTGAGCATCTTCCAACCTCAACCAGAGTAGGACTGGCTCTAGGAAAGTGTACTTGGGTGCATGGACACAGTTTCCCCACTTGGATTCATGAGGCAGGAGAACCCTGGTAGATGAAGAAGTGACACTGGGCCTGGTTGAGTAGCGAGAAGCATTTCCTCACGAAGACTAGAATAAGAATGGCAAATAGGATCTGCCAACTCTGGTCAGCTGCCGGTGGATTAATATCATTAACATCCAATTAATAATTTTTGTCTGCACCTCGATGGAAAGAACAATTATTGATGTCCACCATGACTATGTACATAAAGGCACATGAGAAAtatattggggggcgcctgggtggctcagtcgttaagcgtctgccttcagctcagggcgtgatcctggcattctgggatcgagccccacatcaggctcctccgctatgagcctgcttcttcctctcccactccccctgcttgtgttccctctctcgctggctgtctatctctgtcaaataaataaataaaatctttaaaaaaaaaaaagaaatatattggcCATCCCTGCATTAGGTCATGCCTGTATCCATTCTTAGAGTGGCCTGATGATACTGGAAAATATTGTATTTGAATTCTGTCTCAGGATTGCCTACAAGACCAAAACAATTTCTCATGTTTGGCTTCAATCATAAGGAATTTGATGCCATCTTGGGAAAATACCTTCTTATTCTACAAAACGTATGAATTTTTTACAGGTAACTCAAATTCTGGTTGGCTTGATATGTCTTTGTTTTGGAATAATTGTCTGCTCCGTGATCAATATTTCAGAATTTAAGGAAGACGTTTTTTCATCATTTAAAGCAGGCTACCCATTCTGGGGAGCAGTGTTTGTAAGTAAATATCTACAATTGTTTCTGAAATAACACTGTGTATAGCTTTTCTCTTATCTAGGTCAGGTCTAACCAACTATTTATTCCAGTATTTAGAGTGTATAAACATACtgcagtttacaaagcacttggGTTAAACATGTTAGCACGCTTTTATCAGACGAGAAACCGGAGATTGATAAAGGTTAAATGAATTGCCCAAGGGACATTTAGCTAATAGAAAGTGAATCTAAACTTTCAGAATCCAATTCCAGAAAAATATCCCTAACTCTATTCATCAATCAAATTATCTTCATGAAGGCAGGGAGAAGACcctgaggaggtggggagaacaAGGTCAAACGAGGTCAAAAGCATCTGATGAACTGCTACTCTGTCCTAGAAACTCTTCTAGGTGCTTTCTCGTTGTATCTCCTTTAATCATTGTACTGTTTCTAAACTAGATGACTGAATGAGGTCACAAAAATACATAGCTTTACTGATGTGTAATTGACATGCAAtcaactgcacatatttaaagtgtacaatttgattcATTTTGACAGGTGTGTACATATGTGAAAACATTACCAAATCaatataatgaacatatccatgACCTCCAAAAGCTTTCTTGCACCCCTTAGTAATCCCACCCTCTGTTCCCTGTCTTTCTGTCCTCAAGCAATCACTGATTGGCTTTCTGTCACTAGATTAGTTTGGATTTTCTAGGGTTTTATATAAAGAGAATTATACAGCATATTCTCTCTACACGCTGGCTTCCTTTATTCagcatgattattttttattaatccaTGCTGCTTTTTGTATCAACATTTCATTCATaaggacatatttttttttaaagattttatttatttatttgacaaagagagattgacagccagcaaaagagggaacacaagcaggggagtgggagaggaagaagcaggctcccagaggagcagggagcccgacgcggggctcgatcccaggaccctgggatcacgccctagccgaaggcagaagcttaacgactgagccacccaggcgcccccacaaggaCATATTTTAACTCTAAAATTATCGCATTGGCTTGGCACTCTGCTAAATACTTAGCACTTACCAGATTGCCTACCTGTTCACGACTCTCCTTGAACTTCTGCCATATATTATTTGACCCTTCTCTCTACTGTCCTTCATCCATACACTTAGCTTATTAGGTGTCTCTCAACCCATCCTCCACTCTGAAACTTTGAAATTGTTTTGAATTTGTGCtactgatttctattttcaataaATCTTTTCCCATGTGCATTTTCATAATTACTATATGTCTATGTGACATATGTCAGACTCGAGGTGTACATGCCACAAACACACGTTTCTTGCTCAAAGGAACTGACACCCTAACACACAGGATGCTCAcacaaacaaataattacaacaaATTAGAGtcattttaaggggcgcctgggtggcacagcggttgagcgtctgcctttggctcagggcatgatcccggagtcctgggatcgagccccacatcaggctcctccgctatgagcctgcttcttcctctcccattccccctgcttgtgttccctctctcgctggctttctctctctctgtcaaataaataaataaaaaatcttaagaaaaaaatagagtcatTTTATAACAGTCATGTACCGGGTCTGCTGGACCTTGCTACTCTGAAAGTAACCCATGGGCTATCAGGGTCGGCATCACCTGGGAGGCTGCTGGAAATGAAGAATCACAATCCCCCTCCAGGACCAACTGAATAAAAGTCTGCATTCTGAAACAGACccgtaaatacagagaacaaactggtggttgccagaggggaagaggttggggggatgggcaaaatgggtgaggggcagtgggagatacaggcttctagttacgGAATGAATATGTCACGatgataaaaggcacagcacggggaatatagtcaatggtgttGTTACACATTGTATGGCGATGGACGGTAGCTACGCTGGCGGTGAGCACGGCGCAGTGGGTAGACTTGTGGAATCACTGTGCGgtcacctgaagctaatgtaacattgtgccaACTACAAtgaaaagaatctgtattttaacaagaccGCCACATGATTCATACGCACATTTAATATCAAGAAGCACGCTATAGGAAATAAGAATAAGTAAATAGTGAGCTTCTGGGGGAATAATACATAGCGTTACAGAGTACCCACAACTTCACCTTATATTTGGAGAGTGGGGCTGAAGGGGAAATAAAGGTCCAAGACTCACTGtgcttttccccccttccttttgTACAGTTCGCCATTTCTGGATTTTTGCCAATTATGTCTGAAAAGAAACACACTACATATCTGGTGAGTTGCCATGCTGTCCTTATCCGTCCTTGACAAGATAAGAAAGATGGAATTTTAGGAGTCTTGAGGGAGACGTGTCATCATCGCCCATATTATGAGTGAACGTGGATATGTGGGGTTTTTTACCAATCTATTTTGTGTTGGatataaccattaaaaatataatcagtaAAATATCAGTTgtctttttttagaaaacaataaagTATGATTGCCTTGgcacttgtttaaaaaatatcctcACACCGGGCCTTGCCCTTGTAAGTACAGTCATACGAGGCGCtagatgatttttttctgattaaggAGATTGTTGAGGAGAGATGATGTGTGTCCATGTGGGTCTTCCTGATCATCGTCCTAGCAATCAAGCTATCGATGCTTATTAAACAATGAGTATGTTcccaagatttccttttttatttacattttgaacCCATGCCAAGTTTCCTGGGTGCAAGTAGCCCTAAAGATGCACACAGGTCTATGGAATGCACTGGCAAGTGGAGCGTCAGGTCTGAGTGTTGTCCTTCACCATCAGGTGTGGGGAACCCTGGGGGCCAACACTGTCAGCAGCATAGCTGCCGGAATAGGGATCTTCATCCTGACGGTCAACCTGAGGAGGAGCTCGGCTTATATCTACAACTGCCAGGACGCTTATGGAAAGGACTTCTGCTTTATGGCTTGTTTTTCCACTGTATGTATTTCTTGGGGGAGGGCTAAGATCTGAGTCCCGCTCTAAGTAAGagccctcttttccttttccttgaacATCCATCCTTTGCTGTAATCTCTGTCCCATAATGTAGTGTCCTGGGGGTTCATGCACAGAGATGCTggctgccaccccctccccagctgaaTTCTGCGAGGTTGGAGTCACCTGCCTTGAACCACTTTGTGGCTTTCGCATGTGTGTGTCTCTTCATTGGGACTGATCACGTGGGGGTTAATGAAATGGTGATGAAATCCGGGGCTGCTATAAAGGAACACACTTTCGGGGCACCTACCTTTTGACCCTACTTGTCTTGTTGGTTATTGTTTGACAGGAAATTGTGGCGATGATCCTGTTTCTCACCATTCTGGGATTTTGCAGCGCCGTGTCCCTCATCGTCTATGGGGTTGGAGAAGTAGTCCAAGGAAACAAGGTAAGTAGAGGCCTGACACTCAATCCTGAAGGACAAACTGAAGAATTTGAGCGTCATCACTTAAAAATATGGCTTGGATTTCCTGGGacatttcttctagaaaattttttatctatgtttcagtattttcatgtccaaatctcttattttaaatcacattttccaCTCATAAGAGCACACATCTCATGCTAGAGCCCCATGACGGAGGGTTAGGAAAGTGGAATCTTCATAATTTTAGAAAACGCAGATATGCTTCTGAGCGTGGTGAGCGTGAGAGACGAATATGCCGGTAGCATGTGATGGAAATACTCAGGTATCTGGGCTTATTTCCTCTTCCAGAATAGCTCTCTTATATTTGTTCctgatctctcctttttcttggcttttacCGTTGTACTTGCTCTAAAGCctcaattttctttcctttccacggCTACCAGCTGCATTTCCACTTGCCTTGCCCATCCATCATACCTTGGACGTGTGAAAAAGAATCACCAATACTCGATGAGCGTATGCTTACTCAGATCTTCCAGATGATACACACTCTCTCCATCTGTCCACTTGCCTGAAGCGTTCAAGTCTGGTGGCCTTGTTTGATCGCTTTCCTCCCAAGATACGTAAGGCAGCAGATATACCCAAGTTCAGACACATAATAGTCTCACCAACTTGTTATTGACAGACAGAGTTTCCTCTGGGCCGGCTTGCCAGCCTGGCTTGGTTTGTTGGAGCTGGAGGGAATAATTACGGTGTTAAGAGGGAGAGTATGAGactcagaaagatgaaaagagatgATCTAGGTCTCACGAATGAGTTGTCTAGTGGTGGAAAATTCCCGGTGACTGATATTAAATCTTTTCCCTAATCAGATTGCAGAAGATCGTCTTTATGAAGAATTAAACATATATTCACCGATTTACAGTGAGTTGGAAGACAAAGTAGAAGCATCTTCTCCTGCTGATTCTTAAGAATCATgtcttcaggggtgcctgggtggctcagttgttaagcgtctgccttcggctcagggcgtgatcccagggtcctgggatcgagccccacatcgggctctctgctccgctgggagtctgcttcttcctctcccattccccctgcttgtgttccctctcttgctggctgtctctctctctgtcaaataactaaataaaatcttaaaaaaaaaaaaagaatcatgtcTTCAGAACATTCTGACTCACAGCAAAGGGTCTAGAATAAGCCAAGATCTTTGTTTAAGGGGCTACTGGCAAAATTTCGGTTCTATGATCTGCCAGTTTTACATTAGGATTCATTCTCCAGATGGTAATATTCGGTCTGTTGTTTCTGTTCACCTAaacttccctccaccccacccattTGTGAATATGTGATAGACTCTTATCTTGTTTCCTATTCCTGTCTCGTACAGCAACTTTCACGGGAAGTCAACATGTAATCAGCAAGTATTTGCTGTCTACCTATAACTGTGCAAATAGAGGAAACAAGTGGAAAGTTGGTTGAGAGCTGAGTTAAACTTTGACAGTTTTGGAattcctgggtggttcagtcaatgaagtgttgaactcttgatttcagctcacgtcatgatctcatgggGTGTGAGATCGAGCCATACGTCGGGCTCCTCAtgcagtgggaagtctgctgtgattctctctcttcctctctctctgttccttctcccactccttctctttcgcagtcaaataaataaataaataaataaaatcttaaaaaaaaaaacccaaactttgACAGTTTGATCACATTTGGCTCTTAGCCCTTTTCCGGGTTCACAAGAGCTACACGTGTGCATGGACTATGTCCCCCTACTGGACTCTAAGCTGCTAGAGGGCAAAGCCCGTGCCGCGAACTCATGCTGAGGACCAACTTAGGTGTTTGAAATCCCACATTTGTCTCTTTCACATCGTGTTTCCCAGTTTCCCTCATCATGGGAACGCAAAGTGTATTTACGGAGTGAATGGGTGAACATTCTGGGAGGGTATCCCATGAGGTCAGGCGAGAGGTAGAGCagacaaggagaaagaaattacTCTGAAGTGAATTGAAGGTGGAGGTGATAAGGAGACCAAATTGGCAGATAATTAGCATTAGGAGGATGGTCAGATGGAAGTGTGAATAGAATCCTGCAGGCTCGTATTAGTCATTTCGGTGGGTGTTTATCGTATCCGCTTAGCAATGGGTGCTTCCTGCTTCTCCATGCTCTTCTACGGAGAATCCAACGTGGAATGTTGAAGGATCACCGATCTTATGAAATGCATTAGAATCCTAGGCCTATTGCTTATTCGTTGAGTGAGCTGTggcaggttatttattttttttacttgatctggcttttcttatctgtaaaattaagaTATTAGGAGTAATTTATCTGCCAGGATATTGGAAATAATTTACTTGCCAGGATCTGttgtgaaaacacacacacacacacacacacacacacacacacaccttacacTATATGTAacttttcagcaaatattttatatcctCTTAATGATAATACATTTCTTTCAAAGACACAAAGTCTCACGAAAATCTGTATATTTCCTGAATCACCAGCCCATTCAATGACATGATTTGTTCACTAATGTTTGCAGATTGATGAGTGGGAGTGGGGAGTTTTACCAAGTTACTCAGTATCTGGTGAGATGGGTGGGtgaagacaggaaaccataactGGGAAGATCATTTAATgaagaatttgaaatgaaaataaattcatgaagACATGAGCTAAAATGGAGTCAGtgggaatggaaagaaatggTCATATCTAAAACATGGAGTGAAAGAGAAGTTGGTGTATCTTGTTAACAAGTTGAATTAAAAGATGAAGTTAGACAAGCAGCTGGTTGATGGATGCATGCTGTCATTGGGTCTCAGGTCAAAGGAGGACACCTGCTAAAGTTAAAAGAACTGATAAGAAATCAGAAATATGAAGTGATGAGGGAGGAGCACAGATAGACCTAAATTAAGCTCAGTCTCAGACTTCCATTTTTAGGAGACCAAAGAGAAATGCAACGAAGAGAGCCTGACAGTGTCCAATACAGAGTTTTGGGAAAGATGAAAT is a window from the Ursus arctos isolate Adak ecotype North America unplaced genomic scaffold, UrsArc2.0 scaffold_23, whole genome shotgun sequence genome containing:
- the LOC113249070 gene encoding high affinity immunoglobulin epsilon receptor subunit beta, which encodes MDPENSRAGLALPNPQGPSSAPEIELSEVSLHENPLLEKAASSPPCHTWLIFLKRELEFLGVTQILVGLICLCFGIIVCSVINISEFKEDVFSSFKAGYPFWGAVFFAISGFLPIMSEKKHTTYLVWGTLGANTVSSIAAGIGIFILTVNLRRSSAYIYNCQDAYGKDFCFMACFSTEIVAMILFLTILGFCSAVSLIVYGVGEVVQGNKIAEDRLYEELNIYSPIYSELEDKVEASSPADS